A single window of Vigna unguiculata cultivar IT97K-499-35 chromosome 1, ASM411807v1, whole genome shotgun sequence DNA harbors:
- the LOC114173157 gene encoding digalactosyldiacylglycerol synthase 1, chloroplastic, whose amino-acid sequence MATHPHTPTSSNAFSFLSKGWREVRDSADADIQLMRDRANSFKDLATSFDRELENFFNSATPPFSVPAMRSPPPREIEFVKSLRPKLSEIRRAYSSPDFSKRVLEKWRPRTRIRIDLSAIKKAIVSAEEDGILDFEKRGRRLSFWEEWKSEGEGESKDWEPIRALKIRLKEFEKRGSSFEAFKNSEFVEKVKSGLKSMCKEPEESKEVPPLDVPELLAYFVKQSGPFLDHLGVKRDVCDKIVESLYSKRRNHFLLQSLSGEESSIVGNGNINDELDLRIASVLQSTGHRHEGGFWTDHAKHDPSESERHVAIVTTASLPWMTGTAVNPLFRAAYLSQSAKQKVTLLVPWLCKSDQELVYPGSLTFTSPEEQEVYIRSWLEERIGFKADFKISFYPGKFSKERRSIIPAGDTSQFIPSRDADIAILEEPEHLNWYHHGKRWTDKFNHVVGIVHTNYLEYIKREKNGALQAFFVKHINNWVTRAYCHKVLRLSAATQDLPKSVICNVHGVNPKFLEIGEKIATERELGQKSFTKGAYFLGKMVWAKGYKELIDLLAKHKADLDGFKLDVFGNGEDANEVQSAARKLDLNLSFQKGRDHADDSLHGYKVFINPSISDVLCTATAEALAMGKFVVCADHPSNEFFRSFPNCLTYRTSEDFVAKVKEALENEPYPLTPEQRYQLSWEAATQRFMEYSELDSILNKENNGEKSSLDKGKLVPKSVSMPNLTELVDGGLAFAHYCLTGNEFLRLCTGAIPGTRDYDKQHCKDLHLLPPQVENPIYGW is encoded by the exons ATGGCGACGCATCCGCATACTCCGACCTCATCGAACGCCTTCTCCTTCCTGTCGAAGGGCTGGCGCGAGGTTCGAGACTCGGCGGACGCTGATATTCAACTCATGCGTGACCGAGCGAACTCGTTCAAAGACCTAGCCACGTCGTTCGACCGCGAGCTCGAGAACTTCTTCAATTCCGCCACGCCGCCGTTCTCGGTTCCGGCCATGCGCTCTCCGCCGCCGAGGGAGATCGAGTTCGTCAAGAGTCTGCGCCCGAAGCTGTCGGAGATTCGACGCGCTTATTCCTCACCCGATTTCAGCAAGAGGGTTCTGGAGAAATGGCGCCCGAGGACGCGGATTCGAATCGACCTTTCCGCGATAAAGAAGGCTATTGTGTCAGCGGAGGAAGATGGGATTCTGGATTTCGAGAAGAGGGGAAGGAGGTTGAGTTTCTGGGAGGAGTGGAAAAGCGAAGGCGAGGGTGAATCGAAGGACTGGGAACCGATTCGTGCATTGAAGATCAGGCTCAAGGAGTTTGAGAAGCGCGGTTCTTCTTTCGAGGCTTTCAAGAACAGTGAATTCGTGGAGAAAGTGAAGTCTGGGTTG AAATCAATGTGCAAGGAACCTGAGGAGTCAAAG GAAGTGCCACCATTGGATGTACCCGAACTTCTTGCCTACTTTGTAAAACAGTCTGGGCCATTTTTGGACCATCTTGGAGTGAAAAGAG ACGTATGTGACAAGATAGTCGAAAGTTTGTATAGCAAACGCAGAAACCATTTTCTACTGCAATCCCTATCTGGGGAAGAGTCTTCTATTGTTGGGAATGGAAACATAAATGATGAATTGGATTTACGAATAGCAAGCGTCCTTCAAAGCACGGGACACCGTCACGAAGGTGGATTCTGGACAGACCATGCTAAGCATGATCCGTCTGAAAGTGAAAGACATGTCGCAATAGTCACAACTGCTAGTCTTCCTTGGATGACAGGAACAGCTGTAAACCCCCTATTTCGAGCTGCATATTTATCACAATCTGCCAAGCAAAAGGTCACTCTGTTGGTTCCATGGCTTTGTAAATCAGATCAAGAGCTTGTTTACCCCGGAAGTCTTACTTTTACTTCACCAGAAGAACAGGAAGTTTATATACGTAGCTGGCTTGAAGAAAGGATTGGTTTTAAGGCAGActtcaaaatttctttttatcctgGGAAG TTTTCAAAAGAAAGACGGAGTATAATACCTGCTGGAGATACTTCTCAATTTATACCATCTAGGGATGCTGACATTGCTATCCTGGAAGAGCCGGAACATTTAAATTGGTATCATCATGGCAAACGTTGGACTGACAAATTCAACCATGTTGTTGGTATTGTTCACACAAATTACTTGGAATATATCAAGAGGGAGAAAAATGGAGCACTCCAGGCATTCTTTGTGAAACACATAAACAACTGGGTTACTAGAGCATACTGCCACAAG GTTCTTCGTCTCTCAGCTGCTACTCAGGATTTACCCAAGTCTGTAATTTGCAATGTTCATGGTGTGAATCCGAAGTTCTTGGaaattggagaaaaaattgCTACAGAGAGGGAGCTTGGGCAGAAATCCTTTACAAAAGGCGCGTATTTCTTGGGAAAGATGGTGTGGGCAAAGGGATATAAGGAGTTGATAGATTTATTAGCAAAACATAAGGCTGACCTTGATGGCTTCAAGTTGGATGTGTTTGGAAATGGAGAGGATGCTAATGAAGTTCAGAGTGCAGCTAGGAAGTTAGATTTGAATCTCAGCTTTCAAAAAGGAAGAGATCATGCAGACGATTCTCTTCACGG GTACAAAGTTTTTATAAATCCTAGCATTAGCGATGTGCTATGCACTGCTACAGCTGAGGCACTTGCCATGGGAAAATTTGTAGTTTGTGCTGATCATCCGTCAAACGAGTTCTTCAGGTCATTTCCCAACTGTTTGACGTACAGGACGTCCGAAGACTTTGTGGCAAAAGTAAAAGAAGCATTAGAAAACGAGCCTTATCCTCTAACACCTGAGCAAAGATATCAACTTTCTTGGGAGGCCGCTACTCAAAGATTTATGGAATATTCTGAGCTTGACAGCATCCTGAATAAGGAAAATAATGGTGAAAAGTCAAGCCTAGATAAAGGAAAGCTCGTTCCCAAGTCAGTTTCAATGCCTAATCTGACGGAACTAGTAGATGGAGGCTTAGCATTTGCTCACTATTGTCTCACTGGGAATGAATTCCTGAGATTATGCACAGGAGCAATACCTGGGACACGTGACTACGATAAACAGCACTGTAAAGACCTTCATCTTTTGCCGCCACAGGTAGAAAATCCCATCTATGGCTGGTGA
- the LOC114193872 gene encoding receptor protein kinase TMK1-like produces the protein MFRSSLTLLFTLLFSLASADPHDVEILRQFRNGLDNPELLPWPDSGDDPCGWKYIFCDNKNRVNQIQAKGLNLSGPLPQNLNQLTNLFNVGLQNNRLNGPLPSFRGLSNLKYLYLDNNNFDSIPSDFFDGLQSLEVLALDNNNLNASSGGWHLPQTLQGSTQLTNLSCMGCNLTGPLPEFLGKMNSLSFLKLSSNNLTGEIPLSLNGSALQVLWLNNQQGERLTGRIDVVASMVSLTSLWLHGNSFTGTIPDNIGDMSSLRELNLNGNNLVGLVPQGLGDLKLDKLDLNNNHFMGPIPNFKAAQVSYNNNDFCVNKSGVPCAFEVMALLGFLGGLNYPENLVDSWSGNDPCGGQWLGIKCNVDGKVNMINLPNMNLSGSLSPSVANLGSLVEIRLGGNDISGAVPGNWSSLTSLTLLDLSGNNISPPLPLFKTGLKPILTGNPLFNGGAENPSSGSKNPSSGSGNVDPASGQSNSSSSDSRETKKSKRKGLVSIVAPIAGVAAAAFLLIPLYAYCFKRRKDGFQAPTSLVIHPRDPSDSDSVVKIAVANNTNGSISNLTGSGSGSRNSSGIGESHVIDAGNLRISVQVLRNVTKNFAPENELGRGGFGVVYKGELDDGTKIAVKRMEAGVISSKALDEFQAEIAVLSKVRHRHLVSLLGYSIEGNERILVYEYMPQGALSKHLFHWKSFELEPLSWKRRLNIALDVARGMEYLHTLAHQSFIHRDLKPSNILLADDFRAKVSDFGLVKLAPEGEKSVVTRLAGTFGYLAPEYAVTGKITTKADVFSFGVVLMELLTGLMALDEDRPEESQYLAAWFWHIKSDKKKLMAAIDKALDVKEETFESISIIAELAGHCTAREPSQRPEMGHAVNVLAPLVEKWKPFDDDTEEYSGIDYSLPLNQMVKGWQEAEGKDMSYMDLEDSKSSIPARPTGFADSFTSADGR, from the exons ATGTTCCGCTCTTCGCTTACTCTCCTCTTCACCCTCCTCTTTTCCCTCGCCTCTGCCGACCCGCACGACGTCGAAATACTGCGCCAATTCCGAAACGGGTTGGACAACCCGGAACTGTTGCCGTGGCCGGACAGCGGCGATGACCCGTGTGGTTGGAAGTACATTTTCTGCGACAATAAGAACCGCGTGAACCAGATTCAGGCGAAGGGGTTGAACCTGAGCGGTCCTCTTCCGCAGAACCTGAACCAGCTCACGAATCTCTTCAACGTGGGCCTCCAGAACAACAGGCTCAACGGCCCATTGCCCTCCTTCCGCGGCCTGTCAAATCTCAAATACCTGTATCTTGACAACAACAACTTCGACTCCATACCTTCAGATTTCTTCGATGGGCTCCAGAGTTTGGAAGTGCTCGCCTTGGATAATAATAACCTTAACGCCAGCTCCGGCGGCTGGCACTTACCGCAAACGCTCCAGGGTTCAACGCAGTTGACCAATCTCTCCTGTATGGGCTGCAACCTCACCGGCCCATTACCGGAGTTTCTCGGAAAAATGAACTCGCTGTCGTTTTTGAAGCTCTCCAGTAACAACTTGACCGGCGAGATTCCCCTGAGTCTAAACGGCTCTGCGTTGCAGGTTCTGTGGCTGAATAACCAGCAGGGGGAGCGTCTCACTGGAAGAATTGACGTTGTGGCCTCCATGGTTTCGCTCACGAGTTTGTGGCTTCATGGGAACTCATTCACTGGAACGATTCCCGATAACATTGGGGATATGAGCTCCCTACGGGAACTTAACCTTAATGGGAACAACCTCGTTGGGTTGGTTCCTCAAGGTTTGGGTGATTTGAAGCTGGACAAGCTGGACTTGAACAACAATCATTTTATGGGTCCGATTCCGAATTTTAAAGCGGCTCAAGTGTCTTATAATAATAACGATTTTTGTGTGAACAAGTCAGGGGTTCCTTGCGCGTTTGAGGTGATGGCGCTGTTGGGGTTTCTTGGGGGGTTGAATTATCCTGAGAATTTGGTTGACTCGTGGAGTGGGAATGATCCTTGTGGGGGTCAGTGGTTGGGCATAAAGTGTAATGTTGATGGAAAGGTGAATATGATTAATTTGCCTAATATGAATCTTAGCGGGAGTTTAAGCCCTTCTGTTGCGAACTTGGGTTCTCTTGTTGAGATTAGGTTGGGTGGGAATGATATTAGTGGTGCGGTGCCTGGTAATTGGAGTAGTTTGACATCTTTGACATTGTTGGATCTGAGTGGGAATAACATTTCTCCTCCATTGCCTTTGTTTAAGACTGGATTGAAACCTATTCTTACCGGGAATCCTCTCTTCAATGGTGGTGCGGAGAATCCTTCATCAGGGAGCAAGAACCCGTCATCTGGATCTGGGAATGTCGACCCTGCATCGGGTCAGTCCAATTCCAGTTCGAGTGATTCTCGTGAAACTAAGAAATCTAAACGGAAAGGGTTGGTTTCCATCGTTGCTCCGATCGCGGGTGTGGCAGCTGCGGCTTTTCTGCTCATTCCACTCTATGCATATTGTTTCAAGAGGAGGAAGGATGGCTTCCAAGCTCCAACCTCACTGGTAATTCACCCTAGGGATCCATCGGATTCGGACAGTGTTGTGAAGATTGCTGTTGCTAACAATACAAATGGAAGCATTTCCAATTTGACAGGGAGTGGTTCTGGGAGTAGGAATAGTAGTGGAATTGGGGAGTCTCACGTCATTGACGCTGGAAATCTTAGAATATCAGTCCAAGTTCTCAGGAACGTGACCAAGAATTTTGCGCCCGAGAATGAGCTTGGCCGTGGTGGATTTGGAGTTGTTTACAAGGGAGAGTTGGATGATGGAACTAAAATTGCAGTGAAACGAATGGAAGCTGGTGTGATCAGTAGCAAGGCATTGGATGAATTCCAGGCCGAGATTGCGGTTCTATCAAAAGTCCGGCACCGGCATCTGGTGTCTCTTTTGGGTTATTCTATAGAAGGTAATGAAAGGATTCTAGTGTATGAATATATGCCACAAGGGGCTCTAAGTAAGCATCTTTTCCATTGGAAAAGCTTTGAACTGGAGCCACTCTCTTGGAAGAGGAGGCTCAATATTGCATTGGACGTTGCCAGAGGGATGGAGTATCTTCATACGCTGGCTCACCAGAGCTTCATTCACAGAGATCTTAAGCCGTCAAATATCTTGCTTGCCGATGATTTCAGAGCAAAGGTCTCAGATTTTGGTTTGGTAAAACTTGCTCCTGAAGGTGAAAAATCTGTAGTTACCAGGCTTGCTGGGACTTTCGGATATTTGGCGCCAGAATATGCAG TGACAGGAAAAATCACTACTAAAGCAGATGTTTTCAGTTTCGGGGTTGTGTTAATGGAGCTATTGACTGGATTAATGGCACTTGACGAGGACAGACCTGAGGAGAGCCAGTACTTAGCAGCATGGTTCTGGCATATAAAATCAGATAAGAAGAAGCTAATGGCTGCTATTGACAAAGCCCTTGATGTTAAGGAAGAAACATTTGAGAGCATCTCCATCATTGCCGAGTTAGCAGGGCACTGCACTGCCAGAGAACCAAGCCAACGGCCAGAGATGGGTCATGCCGTAAATGTGCTGGCACCGCTTGTTGAAAAATGGAAACCCTTTGATGATGACACTGAGGAGTATTCTGGGATCGATTATAGCCTTCCCCTTAACCAGATGGTGAAGGGATGGCAAGAGGCAGAAGGAAAAGACATGAGTTATATGGACCTAGAAGACAGTAAGAGCAGTATCCCCGCAAGGCCTACTGGATTTGCAGATTCTTTTACTTCAGCTGATGGCCGTTGA